Genomic DNA from Pistricoccus aurantiacus:
GTCCTTGAGCTTTGACGCGGAGGCGGATCTCGCCGAACAGGAAGCGCAGCTGCAGGAATGGCGTTTGACCGGTGAAAACAGCCTGCAGCTCAGCGGCTCGCTCAGCGCGCAGGGTCCCTGGGATTCTCCCAATTACGAAGGCCAGGTCGAACTTGCGTCGCTTTCCTTGCGCAAATGGCTGGAACGTTTCACCAAGCTTCCGCCCATGGCGGACGATGACGCGCTCAAGGAGGTTGCCTTTACCAGTCCATTCGAAGGCAATCTCGATCAGGTGATGCTCAACAACCTGACTCTGCTGATAGACGATACGACGCTGACCGGACAGATGACCGCCGGCTTGAGCGGAAACCTGCTGCACTTCGACCTGCAGGGCGATGACCTCGACGTGGATCGCTATCTGCCGCCGGCCATCGCGGAATCCTCGGATCCCAAGACCGCGCTTCTGAAGCTTTTCGGCTTGGCTCCCGCCTGGGCGATAGGCGCGGAAGAAGCGTCTTTGCTGCCGGTGGATTGGCTGGCTGTTCTGAACCTGGATGGTAAGCTGAGCCTGGGGCAGTTTACGCTGGCAGGGCTTGCGCTGGAGGATGTCGACATGGCGCTGAAGGGAAGCGATGGCCGTTTGGCGCTTGAGCGTCTTGCCAGTCGCTTCTACGACGGTGAGCTTTCCGCCAGCGGCGGGCTGGATCTACGTCAGGAACCGGTACGCTGGCGGCTGGCGCCGGTGCTTAAGCAGGTGGATATCGAGGCGCTGATCGAAAGCCAGCAGGAGCAGCCTTCGCCCCTGCGCGGGCGCCTGGCCCTCGATGGCGAAGTCACCACCCAAGGCAATGCGCTTTCGCGCATGAAGCGCAATCTCAATGGGCGCCTGAAGATGAATATTCAGGATGGCGCCATGCTGGATACCAATATTTCTCAGGAGTTATGTACCGCCGTTGCCATGCTCGACGGTGAGAAGACTCAGCGTGAATGGAGTAACGATACCCAGTTCGATCGCGCTCAGGCCACGCTGGACATTCGTGATGGCGTGATCTTCAACGACGATCTGGCAATCAGTATTCCCGGCATCGCTCTCGGCGGTAAAGGCCAGCTCGACCTGACCTCCAGTCGCTTCAGCTATCAGGCGGCGGCGCGATTCGTCGATACCGCGGACGTGGTCTGCAAGGTCAATCCAAGGCTGACCAAGGTACCCTTGCCGGTGGCCTGCGAAGGCGAACTGGGTGGCGACACCAGCGAGTGGTGTCACTTCGATCAGAAAGCCTTTGCAAAAGCGGTAGGCGAGCTGGCCAAGGACGAAGTCACGAAAAAGGCCAAGGAAAAGGTCGAGGGGCGTCTCGGCGAAGCCTTGGAAGGCCTGGACGAGCGGCTGGGAAAAGAAACCCCCGGGGAACTTCGCGACAAGATTCGCGGTCTCTTTCAGTGATACACAATCCAGTCCCTGCGCCGGCCCACGTCGGCGCTTTTTTATGCTCATCAGAAAACCTCGCGCAACGGTTTCTTTATGCCTGAACTCCTGACGACCTCCGGCAACATCGCGCTAACTCCGGCAACTTTCCAGCATCGACTGCTGGAATGGTACGACCGCCACGGTCGCAAGACCCTGCCTTGGCAGCAGGACAAGGCGCCTTACCGAGTGTGGGTGTCGGAAATCATGCTGCAGCAGACCCAGGTAGCGACGGTGATCGACTACTACCGGCGCTTCATGGCGCGATTTCCCGATGTTCATGCTCTGGCGGCGGCCAGCCAGGACGAGGTACTGCATCTGTGGACCGGCCTAGGCTATTACGCCCGAGGCCGCAACCTGCACAAGGCCGCGCAAATCCTGGTAGAACGCTATGGGGGGGAATTTCCGGTGCATAGCCTCGAAGCCATGACCGCGCTACCGGGAATCGGGCGTTCCACCGCCGGCGCCATCATCGCCATCAGTACCGGACAGCGCGGAGTGATCCTCGATGGCAATGTGAAGCGCGTGCTGGCCCGGCTGCACGCGGTCGCTGGCTGGCCGGGAAAACCCGCGGTGGAGCGCGAGCTCTGGCGGCTGGCGGAGCGCTACACCCCGGATGAACGTCTGGATGATTATTCCCAGGCGATCATGGATCTGGGCGCGACCCTATGCAAGCGAGGCACGCCCAGTTGCCTGTTTTGCCCCTTCGAGGACGTCTGCCTGGCTCATGCACAAGGCGAAGAGCGGCGTTTTCCCGAGTCGAAACCCAGAAAAGTCTTGCCGGAACGCCAGACCATCATGCTGCTGCTGCGCAACGAGGAGGGCAGGCTGCTGCTCGAGCAGCGTCCCGGCGCGGGGATTTGGGGCGGCCTATGGTGCTTTCCCCAGTTCGACGATCGTGAAGCGCTCTCGCGCTGGATTGACGCGAAGGCGCCAGGGGCAATACTGGAGCCGGCCTGGAACTCGTTCGCGCATACCTTCAGCCACTTCCGCCTGCATATTGTTCCCCAGCCGGCACGCTGCAAGCGGACAGGGCATGTCTCGGAAGTGGATACGCTCTGGTATGATTCCGCCCGGCCTGCCAACATCGGTCTGGCGGCCCCGGTCAAGCAGTTGCTGAACGCCTCGAGACCATTTGCCGCTCAACCCTCTTTTTGATTTCAGGAGCCCTTGTCATGAGTCAGACTGTTTTCTGTCGCAAGTACCAGCAGGAACTCGAGGCCTTGCCGTTTCCTCCCCTGCCGGGCCAGAAAGGACAGGAAATCCAGGCCAGCGTATCGAAAAAGGCCTGGGAAGAGTGGCAGACGCTGCAGACCCGCCTGATCAACGAAAAGCACTTGAGCCTGCTGGACCCAGATACGCGAATCTACCTGATGGAGCAGATGGAGCGTTTCCTGGACAATCGAGAAACCGACCAGGCGGAAGGCTACGTTCCACAAAACTCCTGAAGTTAAGCGTCTTACAAAGTGGTCGCCAATCTGCGGCCAACTTTTTGAATTGAAAAGCCTTGACGCTGTGAGGTCTTTTTAGTTAAATACCTCGCGTTGGCAGGGGGCCAGATAGCTCAGTCGGTAGAGCAGAGGATTGAAAATCCTCGTGTCGGCGGTTCGATTCCGTCTCTGGCCACCACAATTGCTGGGGTATAGCCAAGTGGTAAGGCACCGGTTTTTGGTATCGGCATTCCCAGGTTCGAATCCTGGTACCCCAGCCACGCCAACTCTCTCCTCGCGGTATTCACCGCCTTCGGCAGCTTACCGATCCCACTGCCGGCATAGCTCAGTTGGTAGAGCAACTGACTTGTAATCAGTAGGTCCCGGGTTCGACTCCTGGTGCCGGCACCAGTTTTCAGTTGAAAGAGCATAGACAGTTAGCGTATAGACGAAAAGCGGTAGAGCGTTACCAGTCAACTTCAGGCCACATCGCTGGTTTCGGTACCAAGGCTCCACCTTTTTTTCTAGCCCTTTCCCGGTTGTATGTAGCCAAGAAGCCTCTGCACTCGTTCCATTTCCTAATTGGGCGAGGTGCAGTGATATGCGTGTTTCCGCAACGGTTTGCTCCAAGGGTGGCGTCGGCAAGACCACCGTCACCGCCAATCTGGGCGGGCTACTGGCCGATGCCGGCCTCCGGGTGCTGCTCATCGACCTGGACTCCCAGCCGACCCTTTCCTCCTATTATGAGCTGTCACAGCCGGCCCCCGGCGGAGTGTACGAGCTGCTCGCCACCGAGCTGGTCGACCTCGACCAGATCATCTCCCGGACCTCCCTCCCCCAGCTCGACATCATCGTCTCGAACGACCATCGGAATCAGTTGCAGCAGTTGCTGCTCAACGCCCCCAACGGTCGCTTCCGCCTGATCGGGCTGCTCGATCGCTTCGCCGATCGCTACGACGCCATCCTCATCGATACCCAGGGCGCGCGCTCGATCCTCCTCGAGATGGCCGTGCTCGCCGCCGATCACCTCGTCTCGCCGATCGTCCCGGAACTGCTCACCGCCCGCGAATTCGTGCGCGGCACCCAAGGGATGCTGGAAGAGCTGCGTGAGCTCGCCAAGTACACACGCTTTGGCGTCCCGCCGGTGTCGATCCTGCTCAACAAGATGACGGATCGGTTGAAGGATGCCCGCGAGATCGCCGACAGCATCCGCCGTATGTATGCCGACGTCGAGGATCACGGCATCCGCGTCCTCGATTCCCCGCTGGTCAATCTGTCGGCGTATCGTGCGGCGGCGTTACAGGGTCTGCCGGTACACCGCGTCGAGCCGCGCAAGCCGTCGGGGCGCAAGGCGCCGGCCTGCGCCGACCAGGTGAAAGCCGTAGCGGCCGAGATCTATCCCGAATGGGCCGAGGCGATTCATGCCGTGGACGCGACCCGCCCCAACGCCAAGCCAGGCGCCGGCACGTCGGAGGTGGGTCATGTCCACTGAGACCTACACAGCGGTGCCTGCCGAGGCCGAAGCGTTAGGACTGCTGCCCCCGCACAGTATCGAGGCGGAACAGTCCACGCTGGGTGCCTTGATGTTGGCCAACGACAAATGGGACGACATCGGCGAAATCGTCACCGCCGAGGCGTTCTATCGTGTCGAGCATCGCCGCATCTTCGCGGCCATGGCCGAACTCGCCCACGACGACAAGCCCCTGGACGTGGTGACGCTCTCCGAGCTGCTGGATCGGCAGGGGCATCTTGAATCCGTCGGCGGACTGGCCTATCTGGCCGAGCTGGCCCGCAACACGCCCGCGGCGACGAACATCGTGGCCTATGCCGACATCGTGCGCGAACAGCAGCGTCGCCGACAGTTGGCCCACATGGGCCGCGAGCTCAGCCAGCAGGCGCTGGATGGCCATCAGCCCAGCCCCGCCCTGATCGAGGCGACCGAGCGGCAGCTGTTCGCGCTGGCTGAGAATCGACAATCTCAGGCTTCCGACCTTCGTGCGGCGCTGACCGGGACCATCGATACGATCGATCGCGCCTTCCATGCCAAGGGCGGCATTACCGGCACCCCCACCGGCTACAAGGACCTGGATGAACTCACCTGCGGCTGGCAGGCATCCGACCTGATCGTCATCGCCGGACGGCCCGCCCAGGGCAAGACGACGCTGGGCATGAACCTGGTCGAGAATGCCTTGCTCAACATGACAGGCGACACCGAGCAGGCCACTGCTCCCGTCTTCGTTTTCTCGCTCGAGATGCCCGAAGAGCAGCTGATGCTGCGCCTGATGGCCAGCATGGGGCGTCTCGACCTGAGCCAGCTACGCTCCGGGCAGCTCGACGATCCGGAATGGGCCAAATTGACGCTCGCCACCAACCGGATACTGGGTTTTGAGGATCGTCTGTTCATCGATGATTCCAGCGGACTCTCGGCAACGTCGCTGAAATCCCGCGCCCGACGCTTGATGCGCCGTCACGGCCAGCCGGCGCTCATCCTCATCGACTACCTCCAGCTGCTCATCGAGCCAGGCTGCGAGAACCGCAACAACGAGATTGCGGCGATCTCGCGCATCCTCAAGGCCATGGCCAAGGATCTCGGTTGCCCGGTCATTGCGTTGTCGCAGCTGAATCGGGGTCTGGAGACCCGCCCCAACAAGCGCCCCTGCATGGCCGATCTACGCGACAGCGGCGCCGTGGAACAGGATGCCGACGTGATCGGCTTCGTCTACCGCGATGAAATGTATCACCCGGACAACCCCGACAACCAGGGACTCGCCGAGCTCATCATCGCCAAGCAACGCAATGGGCCGACCGGCACGGTGCATCTGGCGTTTCTGGGGAAACACACGCGCTTCGAGTCGCTGGCGTGGACGCACGATGCCACCCGTGGGAGGTGATCGCCATGTATTACTTCGGTATCGACAACCATGACCGATGTTACATCATTCACGCCGATCGGCTGGATACGTTTCAGCGCGGCAGGATCGAGCAGCTGAGTCGTCGCGAGCGGCGCTTCGCCATGCTCGAAGGCCATCTGCTGAAAAGGTGCTTCGCCGTGTACCAGACGTCCTGGCCGAAACGTCGCTCGGGATCCCTCACGTCGACGGGAGGTGTGTCATGAAACAGGTCGGCTACATCGTCACCGTGACCGGACGCCACTTCCATCTGGAGGCGCCGACCTTCGACATGGTCGCGCCCTACGACATCGCCCATGCTCTGGCGCAGCTGTGTCGCTTCGGAGGACATACCCGCGTCCACTACAGCGTGGCGCAGCACAGTGTGCTCGCCAGCCACCACGTACCCCGGGAACATGCCTTGGCGGCATTGCTTCATGACGCCACCGAAGCCTACCTCGGCGATGTCGTGACGCCCTTGAAGACGCTGTTGCCGCTCTATCGACATATCGAGGCGCAGGCTTGGGCCGCCATCTGCGAGCGCTTCGGGCTGAGCGAAATCCTGCCCGCCAGCGTCAAGCGTATCGATCTGGCGCTGCTGGCGACGGAGCGCCGCGATCTGCTCGTGGATCACGGCGCGCCCTGGCCCTGCCTGACCGGCGTGATGCCGCTATCCGAGACGATCGTTCCCTGGTCCGCCGAGGAGGCAAGGCAGCTTTTTCTCGCCCGACTGGATGAACTGCTGATGCGGCGCCGACAGGCCCGCAAGGCGTGTGCGGCATGAACGGTCTCATCCTACTCTTTCTTCTCGTCATGCGAGGAGGTGCGTCATGACCAAGCTACTTCGCGGCAACAAGG
This window encodes:
- a CDS encoding AsmA family protein → MKVVLRTLLAILGILGLVVVGVVVYVTTFLDPNDLKPRLVQVVREESGLELSLDGPLSWSFYPRLGVSVTDARAYLPKQPEDDLPFAAFDKAEISLAFASLLSGDLAIQGLTLDGMRLNLLRGPRGKGNWEVLLERLDDPEDAMQPEPGDATGGEGNGEEPGSSVAVDLDIASVQVTNGTVRYRDFQQGHELRIDKFNATGTNVNPTKSFPVKSTFQLLDYDGTGKAAAGEPPSLTSDVSLNGRVKLGLDDGRYLVNDLALDAETQLATLAKQPQQLKLRIKELEADPGIQQYRLKGGDLDVGITHPALGEKPMPLSLSFDAEADLAEQEAQLQEWRLTGENSLQLSGSLSAQGPWDSPNYEGQVELASLSLRKWLERFTKLPPMADDDALKEVAFTSPFEGNLDQVMLNNLTLLIDDTTLTGQMTAGLSGNLLHFDLQGDDLDVDRYLPPAIAESSDPKTALLKLFGLAPAWAIGAEEASLLPVDWLAVLNLDGKLSLGQFTLAGLALEDVDMALKGSDGRLALERLASRFYDGELSASGGLDLRQEPVRWRLAPVLKQVDIEALIESQQEQPSPLRGRLALDGEVTTQGNALSRMKRNLNGRLKMNIQDGAMLDTNISQELCTAVAMLDGEKTQREWSNDTQFDRAQATLDIRDGVIFNDDLAISIPGIALGGKGQLDLTSSRFSYQAAARFVDTADVVCKVNPRLTKVPLPVACEGELGGDTSEWCHFDQKAFAKAVGELAKDEVTKKAKEKVEGRLGEALEGLDERLGKETPGELRDKIRGLFQ
- the mutY gene encoding A/G-specific adenine glycosylase: MPELLTTSGNIALTPATFQHRLLEWYDRHGRKTLPWQQDKAPYRVWVSEIMLQQTQVATVIDYYRRFMARFPDVHALAAASQDEVLHLWTGLGYYARGRNLHKAAQILVERYGGEFPVHSLEAMTALPGIGRSTAGAIIAISTGQRGVILDGNVKRVLARLHAVAGWPGKPAVERELWRLAERYTPDERLDDYSQAIMDLGATLCKRGTPSCLFCPFEDVCLAHAQGEERRFPESKPRKVLPERQTIMLLLRNEEGRLLLEQRPGAGIWGGLWCFPQFDDREALSRWIDAKAPGAILEPAWNSFAHTFSHFRLHIVPQPARCKRTGHVSEVDTLWYDSARPANIGLAAPVKQLLNASRPFAAQPSF
- a CDS encoding oxidative damage protection protein, whose product is MSQTVFCRKYQQELEALPFPPLPGQKGQEIQASVSKKAWEEWQTLQTRLINEKHLSLLDPDTRIYLMEQMERFLDNRETDQAEGYVPQNS
- a CDS encoding ParA family protein; amino-acid sequence: MRVSATVCSKGGVGKTTVTANLGGLLADAGLRVLLIDLDSQPTLSSYYELSQPAPGGVYELLATELVDLDQIISRTSLPQLDIIVSNDHRNQLQQLLLNAPNGRFRLIGLLDRFADRYDAILIDTQGARSILLEMAVLAADHLVSPIVPELLTAREFVRGTQGMLEELRELAKYTRFGVPPVSILLNKMTDRLKDAREIADSIRRMYADVEDHGIRVLDSPLVNLSAYRAAALQGLPVHRVEPRKPSGRKAPACADQVKAVAAEIYPEWAEAIHAVDATRPNAKPGAGTSEVGHVH
- the dnaB gene encoding replicative DNA helicase, yielding MSTETYTAVPAEAEALGLLPPHSIEAEQSTLGALMLANDKWDDIGEIVTAEAFYRVEHRRIFAAMAELAHDDKPLDVVTLSELLDRQGHLESVGGLAYLAELARNTPAATNIVAYADIVREQQRRRQLAHMGRELSQQALDGHQPSPALIEATERQLFALAENRQSQASDLRAALTGTIDTIDRAFHAKGGITGTPTGYKDLDELTCGWQASDLIVIAGRPAQGKTTLGMNLVENALLNMTGDTEQATAPVFVFSLEMPEEQLMLRLMASMGRLDLSQLRSGQLDDPEWAKLTLATNRILGFEDRLFIDDSSGLSATSLKSRARRLMRRHGQPALILIDYLQLLIEPGCENRNNEIAAISRILKAMAKDLGCPVIALSQLNRGLETRPNKRPCMADLRDSGAVEQDADVIGFVYRDEMYHPDNPDNQGLAELIIAKQRNGPTGTVHLAFLGKHTRFESLAWTHDATRGR
- a CDS encoding phosphohydrolase, producing the protein MKQVGYIVTVTGRHFHLEAPTFDMVAPYDIAHALAQLCRFGGHTRVHYSVAQHSVLASHHVPREHALAALLHDATEAYLGDVVTPLKTLLPLYRHIEAQAWAAICERFGLSEILPASVKRIDLALLATERRDLLVDHGAPWPCLTGVMPLSETIVPWSAEEARQLFLARLDELLMRRRQARKACAA